In Streptococcus parapneumoniae, the genomic stretch CTTTAATCCAAATGATCTTAAACCATGAAGAAGGAATTTCTATTTCGCCTAAGGCAAAAATAGGTTACTTTGCACAGAATGGTTACAAGTACAACAGTAATCAGAATGTTATGGAGTTTATGCAGAAGGATTGTGACTACAATATATCAGAAATTCGTTCAGTGCTAGCATCTATGGGGTTCAAACAGAACGATATTGGAAAAAGTTTATCTGTTTTAAGCGGTGGAGAAATTATAAAATTGTTGCTTGCTAAAATGCTCATGGGTAGATATAACATCCTAATAATGGATGAACCCAGTAACTTCCTTGACATACCAAGTTTAGAGGCTTTGGAAATACTAATGAAGGAGTACACCGGAACTATCGTGTTTATCACCCACGATAAACGATTACTCGAAAATGTAGCAGATGTAGTTTATGAAATTAGAGATAAGAAAATAAATCTGAAACATTAAATTTAAGGTAGTCGCTGGTCAGTATAGTCTGTTCTGGTTGGCGACTCCATTGTTAAAGAGTATAAAGACTTTAGATTTTATGAATATTAAAAATAGGAACAGTCAATTGAACTGCTCCTATTTTTCTGCTAAATATATTGTAGTTTTCTTATATGTATAATGATAGATTAGCGGATTCTCATCTACGGTACTTACTTCAAATATGAAGAAGTGATCGCGGTTATCTCTGGACTTTTCCTTATTGAGGACAAAGTAATTCTTACGTGAAGTCGCCATTGTTTTTAGGATATCATCAGTTAGGAAGGTCAATGGAATATTCATGTTAGAGTAGCGGTAGAAGTCACGTTCAAAATCTTGGTAGCTCTCGCTATAATAGTCCATTTGTAGATGATTACGCTGAAACTCAAGCTGATTCATAGAGCACCTCCTCGACAAGTTCAATACTAATAATGTCTTTTAATTTCAAATTGATGTGACCTGTTGTAGTTTTTATCAAAATGAAATCTTTGGTCAGACTTGGTATTGTTCCAGTGTAGGAAACACGCTTGTTTTTTTCAATCACTTGAATGCGTGTGCGTAGCTGCCCGGCGTATACTTGACTGAGGAGTAATAATTTCTTCTCTAGTGATAAGTCAGACATGTACGTTACTTTGTTTGTATCATCAGAGAGTGCTGATGCATGTTCAGATAGGAAAAAGCCCATCCATTTTTGCATCTTTGTATCCTGGTACTCTCTTGCTGATTGAAATGGTAAATATGAACGGTCAATCATATCAAATCCTTTCTATGCAGAGGCAAGGGTATTTTTATCAAATTGAATCGTAAAACCTTGAATTCCCCCACCTGTGTAACATTCTTTAAAGCGATTGATTACCTCAGTATAGATTATCACAGATGAGCTTGTTGGCTTAATGCTAAATGTAAATTCCAATGGTAATCGGTTTTCAGATTTAGCATGTACTAGTCGTATCGATATTTCAGTTGTTTTGAGTTTTCTCTGACGAAGTTTTGAAGTTGCTGTTTCAACGATTCCATGTAAAAATCTTTCAAGCATTTCAATATCATTACATCCTTTGCTACGGATTTCTGAAAATTGTACTGTATTTTTTTCTTGTTTCATTTTAATCCCTCCAATCCACCCGCGGAATGACCACCGATAAGTTTACTGCGTTCAATATTTCTGGAACCTTCAGTTAGGACGGTTCCTTTTTGTATGGCTAAAAAACCAAACTGTTCTCTGACAACATCAATAGCTGTCTGAAGTCTATTATCTTTTTCAATTTGTTCTACATCATCAAAGAGTGATAGTAGAGTATAGCTTTCATCTACGAAGCCACTATAAGATACACCAATTTGTCTCACTGCACCAGAGGTGTATTTTTTCGGAATAATACAAGTACATGACTCACCATTGTTTTGGGGAGATTTGCGGGTTCAATTTTATTCTGAGCATTTATAGATTTTTTCATCTCAGTCCTAGAATAGCCAATATGAATAGAAACGACAGTAGTCAATACTAGGGCTACTGTTCCGTTCCACAGTATCATTTAAAAATCATTTTCACACCCTTTCGTCTATTAGTATAGAAGAAAGCTCTCAGCACAGCCTGATAGGTTTCCATACACAACAACTCAAACAATGCTTGGTCATCATGGAGGGGTTGACCCCACTCCTCATCATGATAGGCAATGTAGAGCGGATTGGTCACCTTGACCCACGAACAACGTTTTGTCATGCTCTGCTCCTATTTGACCAACATTTTAAGGGCCGACTTGATATAGTTCTCAGCTGTATCTGTCGTTCCTTCAAAGAATTTCTTGATTTTCTTGAGTTCGGTCGCCTTGTATCCCAGTGCCAACATGGCTTCCATGGCTTCTTCCAATTCTTGGTTTTCAGCGCTTGCTTGCACTGCGACCTTAGCAGGAAGGTCATCTCCAGCAACTACTACCTTGCCTTCCAAGTCCAGCACCATCTGCTGGGCTGTTTTCTTGCCAATTTTAGGGAACTTGGTCAAGTAGGTAATATTCTTGGTTTCGATGGCTTGAACCAAGCCAGCATTGTCATCAGCAGCGATAATAGCAAGAGCTGATACAGGACCAATCCCAGAGACCGAAATCAGACTGAGAAAGAGCTTTTTCTCGTCTTCTGAGCGAAATCCATAAAGCAGATGAGCGTCCTCACGCACGACTTGATGCACATAAATTTGAGTTTCTTGGTTGACCTGTCCTGAGTAAGCATAGGGATTAGCCACATGCAGGATATAACCGATACCATTGATTTCAATAACAATGTATTTGGCAGTGATTTTGGTAATGATTCCTTTTAAATATTCGTACATAGTTTTCCTTTTAGTTTAATATTTCCCCAACTCACGGAGACTGGTGTGATTTTCCTGAATGCGTCGGAACATCTTTTCCATATCCGACTTGGTGAAGTGCACCAAAACAGGACGTCCGTGGGGACAGTTGTAGGGATTGTCACATTGAGAGAGCTGATAGAGGAGTTGTCTAGCTGAATGATCATCAATACGATGGTTGGCCTTAATCGACCGCTTGCAGGACATCATAATAGCCAGCTCTGCTCGGTATTTCTTGATAGAAACTTCCTTGGTCAAGAGTAGCATATCACACATTTCATAGATGCCTGACTCAATCTCTTCTTCTGCCATCCAAATAGGATGTTCACGTAGGATAAATTGATTTTCCCCGTACTCTGCTAGAAAGACTCCAACTTCCTCCAAAAGTGCCATTCTTTCCTTAAGACGAAGGGCATCATCCGCTGGAAATTCAAAGATATAGGGCACTAGGAGTTGCTGCTGGCTCTGGTCAACATTGCCAATGCTTTCACGATACTCCTCGTACTTAACCCGTTCCTGAGCCGCATGTTGATCTATGATGTAGAGCCCATCTCGCCCTTGGGCAAAGAGATAGGTTCCATGCATTTGCCCGAAAAATTCCAACTCTGGGAAGCTTGATGATTCTTCTCGCTCCAGCTTGTCATAGGCCTTATCCAGACTGGCTAAATCTAGCTCTGGATGGTCTAGTTGGTCATAGTTAGCTGGTTTTCTCTCTGCAAAATGCAGTTTTGCCGGCTTAGTCAATTGATCCAAGGTTTCTTTGGCAAACAGAGTCAAATCCTGCCTTTCCTCAGTCAATTCCACCTGATAATCAGCCACCTCAGCTTGACTAGGTCTTGTAGGCTCAGTTTTCTCATAGTAGAGCGTATTTTCTTTGAGTGGGAGAATAGTTTGCTCCACCTTCTCACGATTGCGCACGGTCGATTTGGCAAGATTTTCCAAGGCATCAGGTATCAAAGTTTGCTCCTTGAGACTATTAGAAATAGCTTCTGAGACAAGGGTCATCAGTTCTTTTTCCTTGGAAATCCGCACCTCTTGCTTGGTTGGGTGCACATTGACATCCGCTAGATAAGGGTCAATATGGATATGAATGACAGCCAGTGGAAAACGCCCCACCATGAGCTTACTGCCATAACCGTCAAGAATAGCACGATTGAGTAAAAAGTTCTTGATATAACGACCATTGATGAAAAGGCTGATATAGTTGCGGTTGGCTCTAGTTAACTCAGGCAAGGACACAAAGCCAGAAATTTCGAAATCAAGGTCAGAATTCTCAATTTCAATCATCTTCTTTGCACTCGCCAAACCGTAAATCCCTGCGATAGCTTGGCGCAGTTGACCAGTCCCTGCTGTCCGCGTCATTTCCTTACCATCACTAATCAAACTAAAAGAAATTTCAGGATGGGCTAAGCCCAGACGGTTGACAATATCAATAATATGAGACAGCTCCGCTTGCTGGCTCTTCATATACTTGAGGCGGGCAGGCGTGTTGAAGAAGAGATCCTCCACACAAACCTTGGTTCCCACAGGACTAGTCGCTGGAATGATTTCTTCTACTTCTCCTCCACGAGCGACGAGCTTGGTTCCATGACTTGCACCATCCATCGCCGTCAAAAGGGTCAGAACACTAACAGAAGCGATAGAAGGCAGAGCTTCACCACGAAAACCAAGCGTCCGAATCCGAAAGAGATCTGCCTGATTTTTTATCTTACTGGTCGCATGACGACGCAGAGCCAGCTCTACCTCATCGTGGGCAATTCCATGACCATTATCTGTGATTTGAATCTTCTTGAGACCAGCTTCCTCAATCTCAATGATAATCTGACTAGAACCAGCGTCAATGGCATTTTCTACCAGCTCCTTAACAACGCTAGCTGGACGCTCGATAACCTCTCCAGCTGCAATCTGGTTTGCCAGCACCTCTGGCAATTCAATAATATGAGACATCTTTCAGCCCCTTTCTGTATCTATTTTCCTAGAAATTGATTAGTGCTATTATACCATATTTCAGAAAGGACAGAAAAACAAGCGCCACATAGGAGCCAAATCCCTCCATATAGACAAAGTCCCTTGCCAGGTGTCGTAAAATAGTGTTTAATAAGGATATACAGGAAGTGATCACAACCTTGTATAACTGAAAAGGAGAGAAATTTATGAAAGTAGAACTACAGATTAGTGAAACTTACGAGGAGGAAAAATTGATTGTCCAAGCACCTCAAGAGACCGAAAAAGTCCAAAAAGTTATCAAATTTGCAGAAAATCTGGACCAAAGAGAAAAAATCAAAGGAAAGATTGATAATCAGGTCTATCTCGTTGAGATTGGTAAGATACAACGCTTCTATATCGAGAATCGGAAGGTTCTAGCAGAAACGGCGAGTCAGACCTACAACATTGATTTACGGCTCTATCAGGTCCTTGAAATTCTGCCAACCAATTTTATCCAAATTTCCCAATCAGAAATCATCAATATCAACTCCATCTCTCATCTCAAGCTCACGCCCAACGGTCTGGTAGAAATCTTTCTAAAAAACGAAAGCTTCACCTACTCTTCACGCCGTTACCTAAAAACCATCAAGGAGAAATTAGAACTATGAAAAAACAAATCTTCCACGACGCAGCCACCGGTGTTCTTATCGGCCTCATCCTCTCTATCATCTTTTCACTCATTTATTCACCAAGTACCTACGCCCCGTTAAGTCCCGACTCTCTTATCGGACAAATGATGACTCAACATCAGGTTCACGGTGCCTTGGTCTTGCTCTACTGCACACTGATCTGGGCAGCCATTGGTATTCTCTTCAACTTTGGCAAGCGATTATTCAGCCGTGACTGGAGCATGCTTCGTGCCACTCTGACTCATTTCTTCCTTATGCTGGCTGGCTTTGTCCCACTAGCAACTCTAGCAGGTTGGTTCCCTTTCCACTGGTTCTTCTATCTCCAGCTCATTATCGAGTTTGCGATTGTTTACCTCATCATTTGGGCTATTTCCTATAAAAGAGCATCAAAAAAAGTGGACCATATCAATCAACTCTTGGAGCATAGAAAGTAAGAAACTCATAATAAGCAAATCCGAGAAAGAAACTTCTCGGTTTTTCTTTATCCTGCTGCACCGTTCTATCATAGTAGTTATTTTCAGATCTTCTTTGTGAATTTTCTGTAATTTTCTATCTTTTTTCAAAATATTCTTGCATTTTCCCAAATTTTTTTGTAGAATATAGATTACATATCCAGATTATTCTGAAAATTCAAAAAGGAGTATCTATCATGTCGCAAGCTATTTCGTTAAATCAATCAACCTGGACAAGTAAACTAAAAGCAATGGGACCTGGAATCCTAATGGCTTCTGCTGCTGTTGGAGGTTCTCACATTGTATCTTCCACTCAAGCTGGTGGTTCTTATGGGTGGTCACTACTCCTCTTGGTCATCTTAGCCAATGTCTTTAAATATCCATTTTTCCGTTTTGGTGCTGAATACACAGCTGATACTGGAAAGACTTTGGTTGAAGGTTATGCCGAAAAAGGAAAACTCTATCTCTGGATTTTCTTTATCCTCAATGTCTTTTCGGCTATGGTCAACACAGCTGGTGTCGCCATTCTGTGCTCAGCTATCATCGCCAGCGCCTTCCCAATGATCGGTCTTAGCATCACTCAGTGGTCCCTCATTCTCGTTGCAGTCATTTGGGCTATGCTACTCTTTGGAGGCTACAAACTCTTAGATGGTATGGTCAAATGGATTATGTCTGCCTTAACCATTGCGACTGTTCTTGCAGTTATCATCGCAGCGGTCAAGCATCCAGAATACAGTTCTGATTTTGTCGAGAAGACACCTTGGCAAATGGCAGCTCTGCCCTTCATCGTCTCCCTCCTAGGATGGATGCCGGCTCCTATTGAAATTTCAGCTATCAATTCACTTTGGTCAGCTGAAAAGAGAAAGACCGTCAACTTTAACACAGAAGACGCTCTGTTTGACTTTAACACTGGTTATATTGGAACAGCTATCCTAGCCGTCTTCTTTGTAGCACTGGGAGCACTGATTCAGTATCCTACAGGGCAGGCGGTTGAAGCTGCTTCGGCCAAATACATCTCTCAATTCGTGGGCATGTATGCCTCTGTTCTTGGCGAATGGTCCCGTTACTTGATTACCTTTATTGCCTTCCTCTGTATCTTTGGAACAGTTATAACTGTTATCGATGGCTATTCTCGCGTCAATCAGGAATCTCTCCGACTGCTAATCAGTCAAAAAGAAGACAATCGTAAATCTTTGAACATCTGGATGACCATCACTGCTATCATCGGTATCGTCATTATCAAGTTCTTCGCTGGTCAGGTGTCAACCATGCTCCGCTTTGCCATGATTGGTTCTTTCCTGACAACACCATTCTTCGCTCTTTTAAACTACGCCTTGGTAACGCGTGAAAACAAAAATCTTCCTTCTTGGCTCAAACACCTTGCCATTGCAGGATTGATTTTCCTCTTTGGCTTCGCCATCTTCTTTATCTACGCACTCGCAATCGGAAAAGCAGGTTAACTGACAAGCGCGAGATGAAGATAATACTCTTCGCAAATCAAATTCAAACCACGTCAACGTCGCCTTGCCGTACTCAAGTACAGCCTGCGGCTAGTTTCCTAGTTTGCTCTTTGATTTTCATTGAGTATAAGGTTTCATTTCAAGAGAAAATGCAGCAAATATTTCTATGATAAAAAGCATAAGAACAAGGTTTTGAAGACCTGAACTTATGCTTTTTTACGTTCTCAAAGACTGTTTATACTCAAAAACAGTTGAAAAATCCCAAGCGCCTCTTATATTGACTTTAATTCTCCTTTTCCAACTCATACAAATCTGCGATAATCGCTGCGACACGTTTGATATCTTCCAGCATGCCTCGCATTTCAAAGTCAGCCAATACAGGGAAACCAAAGCGTTGACTGTATTGCTTAGCTGTCAGGCAGTATTGGTTATTAAAGTTACGATTTCCTGAGCCAACTACACCAAAACACTTACTAGCATTGTCACCATAGGCGATAAAATCCCCAACGGGTGTCGTCAAGATCTCGACATCTCCGTTATCAACGCCATTCCCACCTTCGAGATAGGTCGGCAAAAAAGCGACATAGGGATGGTCCATCTCATAGAAATTTTTACCTTCCTTGACCAAATCCTTGATATGAATCTTTTGAACCTCAATTCCCTCGTACTGGGACAAGAGATAATCTTTCAAGCGCGTCACAAAACTTTCAGTGTTGCCACTCAAACTAATATAAACTAAAGAAATTGTCTTCATATGTACCTCCATGATTTTATTTTTAATCGAAAAAGAACTACCAAGATTGTATCTTGATAGTTCTTTTTTGTCAATACTTAGGCAAGATTTTCTGCTTCCTCTTCTTCTGCCAAGGCTTTCTGTTGTCGCCACATCTTATAGAAGACAAGAGCTAGGAAGAGAATATTGATGACGATATAGAAAATGCTGACAGCTTTTGAACCAATACTCATTGTCAAACGCATGGTCTCATCTTGAACCAACTGCACAGCGTCCTGTAAACCAACATAGCCATAAATCGAACCGATAATAGCTAACAAAACATAGCCAACGTAAGTATAGTTTGCATATTGCAAATTCTTACGAATAAGGAAGACAATCGCTACGACCACTAAAATAGCAGATAGCACAATCAAGGCCATATTAAAAATAGAATGATACGCTTCTGCTACTCCATAGTTGTAATTAAGCTGGTCTTCTAATTGCTGAGCACTGACCCCTGCAACTTGTTTCTGAGCGGCACGAAGAGCTTCTTTGCTAGGTAAGG encodes the following:
- a CDS encoding DUF5960 family protein; translated protein: MNQLEFQRNHLQMDYYSESYQDFERDFYRYSNMNIPLTFLTDDILKTMATSRKNYFVLNKEKSRDNRDHFFIFEVSTVDENPLIYHYTYKKTTIYLAEK
- the ruvA gene encoding Holliday junction branch migration protein RuvA, with the translated sequence MYEYLKGIITKITAKYIVIEINGIGYILHVANPYAYSGQVNQETQIYVHQVVREDAHLLYGFRSEDEKKLFLSLISVSGIGPVSALAIIAADDNAGLVQAIETKNITYLTKFPKIGKKTAQQMVLDLEGKVVVAGDDLPAKVAVQASAENQELEEAMEAMLALGYKATELKKIKKFFEGTTDTAENYIKSALKMLVK
- the mutL gene encoding DNA mismatch repair endonuclease MutL — its product is MSHIIELPEVLANQIAAGEVIERPASVVKELVENAIDAGSSQIIIEIEEAGLKKIQITDNGHGIAHDEVELALRRHATSKIKNQADLFRIRTLGFRGEALPSIASVSVLTLLTAMDGASHGTKLVARGGEVEEIIPATSPVGTKVCVEDLFFNTPARLKYMKSQQAELSHIIDIVNRLGLAHPEISFSLISDGKEMTRTAGTGQLRQAIAGIYGLASAKKMIEIENSDLDFEISGFVSLPELTRANRNYISLFINGRYIKNFLLNRAILDGYGSKLMVGRFPLAVIHIHIDPYLADVNVHPTKQEVRISKEKELMTLVSEAISNSLKEQTLIPDALENLAKSTVRNREKVEQTILPLKENTLYYEKTEPTRPSQAEVADYQVELTEERQDLTLFAKETLDQLTKPAKLHFAERKPANYDQLDHPELDLASLDKAYDKLEREESSSFPELEFFGQMHGTYLFAQGRDGLYIIDQHAAQERVKYEEYRESIGNVDQSQQQLLVPYIFEFPADDALRLKERMALLEEVGVFLAEYGENQFILREHPIWMAEEEIESGIYEMCDMLLLTKEVSIKKYRAELAIMMSCKRSIKANHRIDDHSARQLLYQLSQCDNPYNCPHGRPVLVHFTKSDMEKMFRRIQENHTSLRELGKY
- a CDS encoding LytTR family DNA-binding domain-containing protein; amino-acid sequence: MKVELQISETYEEEKLIVQAPQETEKVQKVIKFAENLDQREKIKGKIDNQVYLVEIGKIQRFYIENRKVLAETASQTYNIDLRLYQVLEILPTNFIQISQSEIININSISHLKLTPNGLVEIFLKNESFTYSSRRYLKTIKEKLEL
- a CDS encoding DUF3021 domain-containing protein yields the protein MKKQIFHDAATGVLIGLILSIIFSLIYSPSTYAPLSPDSLIGQMMTQHQVHGALVLLYCTLIWAAIGILFNFGKRLFSRDWSMLRATLTHFFLMLAGFVPLATLAGWFPFHWFFYLQLIIEFAIVYLIIWAISYKRASKKVDHINQLLEHRK
- a CDS encoding NRAMP family divalent metal transporter; this translates as MSQAISLNQSTWTSKLKAMGPGILMASAAVGGSHIVSSTQAGGSYGWSLLLLVILANVFKYPFFRFGAEYTADTGKTLVEGYAEKGKLYLWIFFILNVFSAMVNTAGVAILCSAIIASAFPMIGLSITQWSLILVAVIWAMLLFGGYKLLDGMVKWIMSALTIATVLAVIIAAVKHPEYSSDFVEKTPWQMAALPFIVSLLGWMPAPIEISAINSLWSAEKRKTVNFNTEDALFDFNTGYIGTAILAVFFVALGALIQYPTGQAVEAASAKYISQFVGMYASVLGEWSRYLITFIAFLCIFGTVITVIDGYSRVNQESLRLLISQKEDNRKSLNIWMTITAIIGIVIIKFFAGQVSTMLRFAMIGSFLTTPFFALLNYALVTRENKNLPSWLKHLAIAGLIFLFGFAIFFIYALAIGKAG
- the nrdI gene encoding class Ib ribonucleoside-diphosphate reductase assembly flavoprotein NrdI → MKTISLVYISLSGNTESFVTRLKDYLLSQYEGIEVQKIHIKDLVKEGKNFYEMDHPYVAFLPTYLEGGNGVDNGDVEILTTPVGDFIAYGDNASKCFGVVGSGNRNFNNQYCLTAKQYSQRFGFPVLADFEMRGMLEDIKRVAAIIADLYELEKEN